One Mangrovimonas cancribranchiae DNA segment encodes these proteins:
- a CDS encoding sterol desaturase family protein, whose product MESILNYFETIPSLHRSILLVGGITLFWLLEGAVPLFKFNYKKWRHAIPNFFFTLTTIVINFGLAFMLLKTADWVKETNFGIINWLPEMPLWLYAIVGVMLLDFFGAYLAHYVEHKVKPLWMVHLVHHTDHKVDTTTGNRHHPIESVIRFAFTLLGVFIVGTPIALVFLYQSLSVVFTQLTHANIKLPKKADKILSYFFVSPDMHKVHHHYVLPYTDSNYGNIFSVWDRLFGTYMELDREKLVYGVDVFPYEDENSRIKNLLTQPFQKYKKPTTLPTNEIS is encoded by the coding sequence TTGGAAAGTATTTTAAACTATTTTGAAACAATTCCTTCCTTACACCGAAGCATTTTATTGGTTGGTGGTATCACGCTTTTCTGGCTGTTAGAAGGTGCAGTGCCGTTGTTTAAATTCAACTATAAAAAATGGCGTCATGCTATTCCTAACTTCTTTTTTACACTTACTACTATTGTTATCAATTTTGGATTAGCCTTTATGCTACTTAAAACAGCCGATTGGGTTAAAGAAACTAACTTTGGAATTATAAATTGGCTACCCGAAATGCCACTCTGGCTATATGCTATTGTAGGCGTGATGTTGTTAGATTTTTTTGGCGCATATTTGGCTCATTATGTCGAGCACAAAGTAAAACCATTGTGGATGGTGCATTTAGTGCATCATACCGATCATAAAGTCGATACAACAACTGGAAATAGGCATCACCCCATAGAAAGTGTCATACGATTTGCCTTTACCTTACTGGGTGTTTTTATTGTTGGTACACCAATAGCGTTGGTGTTTTTGTATCAATCACTTTCTGTCGTTTTTACACAATTAACACATGCCAATATTAAACTGCCCAAAAAAGCAGATAAAATATTAAGTTATTTTTTTGTATCACCAGATATGCATAAGGTTCACCATCATTATGTGTTACCGTATACCGATTCTAATTATGGCAATATTTTTTCTGTTTGGGATAGACTTTTTGGAACATACATGGAATTAGATCGAGAAAAACTGGTTTATGGTGTAGATGTTTTTCCTTATGAAGATGAAAATAGCCGAATAAAGAACTTATTAACCCAACCCTTTCAAAAATATAAAAAGCCCACAACTCTACCTACAAATGAAATCTCTTAA
- a CDS encoding YkgJ family cysteine cluster protein: MQDQLNNLPERAKDKHKENKEFFKKLKKKPPKQLDYIMQELHEDEFEKTDCLTCANCCKTTGPLFTDKDIQRISKHFRMKPSQFIDQYLRIDEDNDYVLQSVPCTFLGADNYCMIYDVRPKACREFPHTDRKKFQQISNLTMKNVAICPAAFNIVEAMKKRIKF, from the coding sequence ATGCAAGATCAATTAAATAACTTACCAGAACGAGCCAAAGATAAGCATAAGGAAAATAAAGAGTTCTTTAAAAAGCTAAAAAAGAAACCGCCAAAGCAATTGGATTATATTATGCAAGAACTTCACGAAGATGAGTTTGAAAAAACCGATTGTTTAACCTGCGCTAATTGTTGTAAAACCACTGGACCGTTGTTTACAGATAAAGATATACAGCGTATTTCTAAACATTTTAGAATGAAACCATCGCAATTTATAGACCAATATTTGCGTATTGATGAAGATAACGATTATGTGCTACAAAGTGTACCGTGTACATTTTTAGGTGCCGATAATTACTGCATGATTTATGATGTAAGACCAAAAGCATGTCGCGAATTTCCGCATACCGATAGGAAGAAGTTTCAGCAAATTTCAAATTTAACCATGAAAAATGTAGCTATTTGCCCAGCAGCTTTTAATATTGTTGAAGCCATGAAAAAGCGCATTAAATTTTAA